In Rahnella variigena, one DNA window encodes the following:
- a CDS encoding LysR family transcriptional regulator, translating to MNKPTLAELRAFMAIAEHGSFRRAADLLGITRSSLSHVMRGLEDRLGARLLHRTTRSVSLTETGERLLKRIDPLMSGLDAALEDVAGEQGRLTGELRINGSEGAIRLLLRNIVPEFMTRYPGVTLDLVAEGKLVDIVGQGFDAGIRLGEAVPRDMIAVRLSPDLRFLAVASPDYIAMYPAPETPDDLARHQCLRQRLPSGKRYRWEFQKRAEEVAIDVPGNLTLDNTQLMVEAAEDGLGIAYVPEDYARIALKEGRLIAVLEDWCPPVPGLFLYFSGNRHVPAALRALIEMVREKSG from the coding sequence ATGAACAAACCGACCCTGGCAGAACTCCGGGCCTTTATGGCTATCGCCGAACACGGGAGTTTCCGCCGCGCCGCCGATCTTCTGGGCATCACGCGATCGTCGCTCAGCCACGTTATGCGCGGGCTGGAAGATCGCCTTGGCGCACGCCTTTTGCACCGCACTACGCGCAGTGTGTCGCTGACTGAAACGGGCGAACGCTTGCTGAAACGCATCGATCCGCTGATGAGCGGGCTGGATGCCGCGCTGGAGGATGTCGCGGGTGAGCAGGGGCGACTGACCGGTGAACTGCGCATTAACGGCAGCGAAGGCGCTATCCGCCTGTTGTTGCGGAATATTGTGCCGGAGTTCATGACGCGTTATCCCGGTGTGACGCTGGATCTGGTGGCGGAAGGAAAGCTGGTGGATATTGTCGGGCAGGGTTTTGATGCGGGGATCCGGCTGGGAGAAGCGGTTCCACGGGACATGATCGCTGTGCGGCTCAGCCCCGATTTACGATTTCTGGCCGTAGCATCACCGGATTATATTGCTATGTATCCGGCCCCTGAAACGCCGGATGACCTTGCTCGTCATCAGTGTTTGCGGCAGCGTCTGCCTAGCGGCAAACGTTATCGTTGGGAATTTCAAAAACGCGCAGAGGAAGTGGCAATTGATGTGCCCGGAAATCTGACGCTGGACAATACACAACTGATGGTTGAGGCCGCAGAGGACGGCCTGGGGATTGCGTATGTTCCGGAAGATTACGCGCGGATAGCGCTGAAAGAGGGGCGCTTAATCGCGGTGCTGGAAGACTGGTGTCCGCCTGTCCCTGGTTTGTTTCTCTATTTCTCGGGAAACCGTCATGTCCCTGCGGCTTTGCGGGCATTGATCGAAATGGTCCGGGAGAAAAGCGGTTAA